The sequence below is a genomic window from Blastococcus sp. Marseille-P5729.
GCCGTGGCCGGTGAGATAGAAGAAGCCGTACTCGCTCGTCGCTGCGCGCAGGTCGTCCAGAAACTCGCGCTCCCTGGTGGGATCGTCGAGCGTGCCGAGGTCGAGCACTGGCAGGGTGAGGGCGCGCTCCACAGTGGTGTTCATCAGGATTGCTCGCTTTCGTTAGTCAGGACGTCCGGCGCAGCCGGCGACGGACGAGGAGATCGCCGACCGACTGGACGGCTTGTACGAGGACGATGAGCAGGACGACGGCGGTCAACAGCACCGGCGTGTTGAAGCGCTGGTATCCGTAGCGGATGGCGAAGTCGCCGAGACCACCGCCGCCGATGGTGCCGGCCATGGTCGAGTAGCCGATGAGCATCACGAGCGTGAGGGTGGCGGCCGCGATCAGCCCGGGCAGCGACTCCGGAAGCAGCACCTTGCGCACGATCTGCCAGCCGGTCGAGCCCATCGCCTGCGCGGCCTCGATCTTGCCGGTCGCGATCTCGCGCAGCGCCGACTCGACCACTCGGCCGAAGAAGGGGATGCTCCCGATCGTCAGTGGCACGATCGCAGCCTCCGGTCCGAAGGCCGTCCCGACGATCGCCCGGGTGACCGGGATCAGAGCGATCAGCAGGATCAGGAAGGGCAGCGAGCGTCCGATGTTGACGATCGCACCCGTCACGGCATTGATGAGTCGTTGCGGCCAGAGTCCGCTCGGGCTCGTGATGTATAGCACGACGCCGACTGCGCCCCCGATCACGACGGTCAGAACGAAGGCGACCGAGACCATAAGAGCGGTCTGGCCGAGGGCCTCCCACAGCTCGGGAAGCGCCTCTCCGACGGTCGTCTTCCTCATAGCAGCATCCTCTGCCGTTGCTGTAGGTAGCGCGGTATGACCGGCTTGTGCTCGAGGAGCTGTCCGAGCGGCGACGAGCCGCCGACGAGCTCGGCCAGGGGACCGGCGTCCACCACCGCCCCGTCGGCGAGCAGTGCTGCCGAGTCACAGGCCCGCCGTACGACGTCGAGCTCGTGCGTGATCACCACGACGGTAAGACCGAGCTCCTGGTTGATGTCGATGACCAGATCGAGGATCTGCTCGGTGGTGGCCGAGTCGAGCGCGCTGGTCGGCTCATCGCACAGCAATACCTTCGGGTCGGCTGCGAGCGCCCGGGCGATGCCGACGCGCTGCTTCTGACCGCCCGACAGCTGCGCCGGGTATGACTCCGATCTGTCGGCCAGACCCACCAGTTCGAGCAGCTCGAGTGCCCGCTCGCGGCGCTGTTGCGGGGGCACGCCGACGATCTCGAGCGGAAACTCCACGTTCCCCCGCGCCGTACGTGAGCTCAACAGGTTGAAATGCTGGAAGACGACGCCGATGTCGCGGCGCGCCCCGCGCAAGGCCCGCTTCGACAGGCCGGTAAGCGACCTCTCGTCGAGCAGCACTTCGCCCGAGGTCGGGCGCTCGAGTAGGTTCAGGCACCTCAGCAAGGTGCTCTTCCCTGCGCCGCTGCGTCCGACGATTCCGTAGATCTCGCCTCGCGCGATCGACAGGTTGATGTCACGCAGGGCAACGACCGGTCCATCGGCGCCCCGGTACTCCTTGCGCAGGTCGACGATCTCGATCATCGCTACTTGGTCCCGTTGACCGCGATGACGGAGCCCTCATAGGTCTGGTCGATCCACTTCGCGATCTCCTCCGACTCGAGTGCCTCGGTCAGATCCTTCACGCGCGGGTCGTCGGCTAGCTCCTTCTTGACCGTGAGCGTGTTGGCATATGGGTTGCCGTCGACCTTCTCCAACGCGAGCGCGTCCTCCGCCGGCTTGAGCCCGGCCTCGAGCGCGTAGTTGCCGTTGATGACGCTCAGCGCGATCTTCGCGTCGGACAGCGTGTTGGGCAACTGTGCCGGGTCGATCTGCACGAAAGACAGGTTATGCGGATTGCCGACGACGTTCTTCTCGGTGACCTGGCTGTAGTCGAGTCCGGGATCGTCGGCGTTCACGTTCAGCTGCACGAGTCCGGCGTCCTGCAGCAGGAACAGCCCGCGCGCGAAGTTGCTGACATTGTTCGACAGTGCGACCGTAGCCCCCGAGGGGACGTCGGTAAGGCTCTTGACCTTCTGTGAGTAGACGCCCAGGGGTTCGACGTGCACCTTCGCCACGTTGACGAGGTCGTCGACCTGGTGCTCAGCCGACCACGACTTCAGGTAGGGATCGTGCTGGAAGTAGTTGGCGTCCACATCCCCGGCTTCGAGAAGCTGGTTGGGGTCGATGTCTCCAGAGATCTCCTTGATCTCGATCTCGGTGTCACCGAGGAGGGCCTCCTTCTGGATCTCCTTGAGGATCTCGCTGTGTGGCACCGACGACGCCATGACGACGAGGGGATCACTCGAGCCGCCCTCATCGGAGGACCCGCAGGCTGATAGCGATCCGGTGAGGGCGATGGCGGTGACGGCGACTGCCGCGCGGTAGATGGCGCGGCTGGAAAGGGTGCGAATCATGATCTTCCTTCGTGGGTGGTCATGCCTCGCCGGCACACCTGGCACAGCAGGTGTGGGGACGATGGCATACAAAGAACAGCGACTGAGCGCTGGAAAGGGGTGGTGCCGGGGGTCTACGGCGAGGCGACGGCTCGTCCGCGAGCGGAACTTAGTTCAGCGACAACAGCACATTCGCGACGCGCATGACGTCGGTACATTGCAGCCGCGGAAGCTGATTTCCATCGAGACCCCGTGATCTTCAGTCACCGTCTGAGGCGGCGACCACTTTTATCCGACCTCGGCTGAGGCCCGGATCAGGTATTCACCTAGGGCACCCCGCAGTGGCTGAGGGAAGCCGTCCAGCAAGCTAGGGCTTGGCGCTGGATCTCTTTACCTTCGCGAGCGACCGTAGCAGACGTTTGAATACTTGACAACTGGCCGCTCCGCTACCCTCGTCGCGCGACTCCTCGAGCGCAGTTGCATCGAGACACGTCAAGGCTCCAGGATGGGCGGGCATCGCGGCCACAGCGAGGCGGGCTTGTGGCCCGCGTTGGCGCCCTCGTCCGTCGCGACCGTCAGGGCTCATCACCCAGCCGGCGGTTCTCGGCCTTCAGCCGTTTGAGCGCGGCGGCTTCCTCGCTGGCCTGCCCATCACGCTCCCCGGCATCGACCTCAGCCTGCACCACCCAGCGACGCAACGATTCGACACCTTCCTGGCGAGCGACGGCCTCGATCGCCTTCGCCCGAGACGGGTACTCGCCCTGGTGCGCGCGCACCGGCCACACCGCCTGCTCACGGGCAGCAACATCAATCTTCCTTGGCATAACCCCGTCCTTTCAACTCGAAAGGAAGCGGCATCAAACCTGGGACGGTTCAGCCCGCGGAATGACCCCCCGGATAGTGGGCCCCGTGGGACTCGAACCCACAACCTACGGATTAAAAGTCCGCAGCTCTGCCAATTGAGCTAGAGGCCCAGGAGCCGCCTA
It includes:
- a CDS encoding MetQ/NlpA family ABC transporter substrate-binding protein, with translation MIRTLSSRAIYRAAVAVTAIALTGSLSACGSSDEGGSSDPLVVMASSVPHSEILKEIQKEALLGDTEIEIKEISGDIDPNQLLEAGDVDANYFQHDPYLKSWSAEHQVDDLVNVAKVHVEPLGVYSQKVKSLTDVPSGATVALSNNVSNFARGLFLLQDAGLVQLNVNADDPGLDYSQVTEKNVVGNPHNLSFVQIDPAQLPNTLSDAKIALSVINGNYALEAGLKPAEDALALEKVDGNPYANTLTVKKELADDPRVKDLTEALESEEIAKWIDQTYEGSVIAVNGTK
- a CDS encoding methionine ABC transporter permease, translating into MRKTTVGEALPELWEALGQTALMVSVAFVLTVVIGGAVGVVLYITSPSGLWPQRLINAVTGAIVNIGRSLPFLILLIALIPVTRAIVGTAFGPEAAIVPLTIGSIPFFGRVVESALREIATGKIEAAQAMGSTGWQIVRKVLLPESLPGLIAAATLTLVMLIGYSTMAGTIGGGGLGDFAIRYGYQRFNTPVLLTAVVLLIVLVQAVQSVGDLLVRRRLRRTS
- a CDS encoding methionine ABC transporter ATP-binding protein; the protein is MIEIVDLRKEYRGADGPVVALRDINLSIARGEIYGIVGRSGAGKSTLLRCLNLLERPTSGEVLLDERSLTGLSKRALRGARRDIGVVFQHFNLLSSRTARGNVEFPLEIVGVPPQQRRERALELLELVGLADRSESYPAQLSGGQKQRVGIARALAADPKVLLCDEPTSALDSATTEQILDLVIDINQELGLTVVVITHELDVVRRACDSAALLADGAVVDAGPLAELVGGSSPLGQLLEHKPVIPRYLQQRQRMLL